A stretch of DNA from Fibrobacterota bacterium:
TGTATCCGGAAGTGGACGGCGTCGATCCGGCCAATCCCCGCGCCTGCGTCGACAAGGATGGGCATAGCTTCGCCCAGGCCGAAACCGACGAGGTGCAAACGG
This window harbors:
- a CDS encoding phospholipase, with product MPDTGRIKHVVLLMLENHSFDQMLGSFKSLYPEVDGVDPANPRACVDKDGHSFAQAETDEVQT